Proteins from a single region of Catenulispora acidiphila DSM 44928:
- a CDS encoding acyl-CoA thioesterase translates to MTDDAPRTPAASAAPVAPLASDAAPAPRTTAASRTMLSHIMGPTEVNLLGTVHGGVVMKFVDDVAGAVAGRHSGGPAVTAAMDEMQFLNPVRVGDLVHAYAQVNWVGATSMEIGVRVMAEPWNEAGTAPRHVASAYLVFVAVDDKGQPRSVPPLVLETDLDRRRFDEAEIRRSHRLARRRAIQAARAGAGREAEARLAEAAKLAAATANAEAAR, encoded by the coding sequence GTGACCGATGACGCCCCGCGCACTCCCGCCGCATCCGCCGCGCCCGTCGCGCCGCTCGCCTCCGACGCGGCTCCCGCGCCCCGCACCACCGCCGCCTCGCGCACCATGCTGTCGCACATCATGGGCCCGACCGAGGTGAACCTCCTGGGCACCGTGCACGGCGGCGTGGTCATGAAGTTCGTCGACGACGTCGCCGGCGCCGTGGCCGGACGGCACTCCGGGGGACCGGCGGTCACCGCCGCGATGGACGAGATGCAGTTCCTGAACCCGGTCCGGGTCGGCGACCTGGTCCACGCCTACGCGCAGGTGAACTGGGTGGGCGCGACCTCGATGGAGATCGGCGTGCGGGTGATGGCCGAGCCCTGGAACGAGGCCGGGACCGCTCCGCGCCACGTCGCCAGCGCCTACCTGGTGTTCGTCGCCGTCGACGACAAGGGCCAGCCGCGCTCGGTGCCGCCGCTGGTGCTGGAGACCGATCTGGACCGCCGACGGTTCGACGAGGCCGAGATCCGCCGCAGCCACCGGCTGGCCCGCCGCCGCGCCATCCAGGCCGCGCGCGCCGGCGCCGGCCGCGAGGCGGAGGCCCGGCTCGCCGAGGCCGCCAAGCTCGCCGCCGCCACCGCGAACGCCGAGGCCGCGCGGTGA
- a CDS encoding substrate-binding domain-containing protein encodes MNTARTRRHRTPAWLAAGLAAAAAVAVALAPAAPAHAATALSGSGSSWSGPALDQWRRDVIAQGINIAFAPTGSAAGRTDWENGQDDFTASDVPFRTTPDQGVGAGGHSNGQGNVENPTYRFSYVPVTAGGTTFMYNLKVGGKQITNLRLSPDVLVDIFTNKITTWDDPRIKAEYPGNLPHEPITPVVRSDGSGATAQWTRYMEHTHKAQWDAYCTSINGVSCGDYTEFYPTPAVSNMHAENGSDVVAGFIMSPQGEGAIGYDEYAYAKLNNWPVVKVLNPAGYYTVPTASNVAIALTAAKIRGVDDSTPPSDPNYLQQDLDAVYTMTDPRSYPISSYSYIIVPRDTGTLPALPRATDDHGAALSKYASYILCAGQSKADTLGYSPIPRNLVRGGMLQISHIPGQASGVDPTTLANCANPTFNAAGQLTVLVNAPQPSPCDKAGAPLNCTVGGSSGGTSGGSSGGSSGGSTGGKSGTTGGKSSGGTSGGTTGGSGSNGGTSGGNGGTAGGTTGGAAGGTGGATGGIDPLTGQSADDSSGGTSGGSVGGATAVVADVPQRRDPKLLAGLTSLELLAVVIVPPVLGSYLVRRRKIAAAGGPDREPKP; translated from the coding sequence GTGAACACCGCTCGTACCCGCAGACATCGAACCCCGGCCTGGCTCGCCGCCGGTCTGGCGGCGGCCGCGGCGGTGGCTGTCGCGCTCGCCCCGGCCGCCCCGGCGCACGCGGCCACCGCGCTGAGCGGCTCCGGCTCTTCCTGGAGCGGTCCGGCGCTGGACCAGTGGCGCCGCGACGTCATCGCGCAGGGCATCAACATCGCCTTCGCCCCCACCGGGTCGGCGGCCGGCCGCACCGACTGGGAGAACGGACAGGACGACTTCACGGCCTCCGACGTGCCGTTCCGGACCACACCGGACCAGGGCGTGGGCGCCGGCGGGCACTCCAACGGCCAGGGCAACGTGGAGAACCCGACGTACCGCTTCTCCTACGTCCCGGTGACCGCCGGCGGCACGACCTTCATGTACAACCTGAAGGTCGGCGGCAAGCAGATCACGAACCTGCGCCTGTCGCCCGACGTCCTGGTGGACATCTTCACCAACAAGATCACCACCTGGGACGATCCGCGGATCAAGGCCGAGTACCCCGGCAACCTGCCGCACGAGCCGATCACCCCGGTGGTGCGCTCGGACGGTTCCGGTGCGACCGCGCAGTGGACCCGCTACATGGAGCACACGCACAAGGCTCAGTGGGACGCCTACTGCACCTCGATCAACGGCGTCTCCTGCGGTGACTACACCGAGTTCTATCCCACCCCGGCGGTCAGCAACATGCACGCCGAGAACGGCTCGGACGTGGTGGCCGGGTTCATCATGTCCCCGCAGGGCGAGGGCGCGATCGGCTATGACGAGTACGCCTACGCCAAGCTCAACAACTGGCCGGTCGTCAAGGTGCTGAACCCCGCGGGGTACTACACCGTCCCGACCGCCTCGAACGTCGCGATCGCCCTGACGGCGGCGAAGATCCGCGGTGTGGACGACAGCACCCCGCCGAGCGACCCGAACTACCTGCAGCAGGACCTCGACGCGGTCTACACCATGACCGACCCGCGGTCGTACCCGATCTCCAGCTACAGCTACATCATCGTGCCGCGCGATACCGGGACGCTCCCGGCGCTGCCCCGGGCCACCGACGACCACGGTGCCGCGCTGTCCAAATACGCGTCCTACATCCTGTGCGCCGGGCAGTCCAAGGCGGACACGCTCGGCTACTCGCCGATCCCCCGCAACCTGGTGCGCGGCGGGATGCTTCAGATCTCGCACATCCCGGGGCAGGCGTCCGGCGTGGATCCCACCACCCTGGCCAATTGCGCGAACCCGACCTTCAACGCCGCCGGCCAGCTGACCGTGCTGGTCAACGCACCGCAGCCGAGCCCGTGCGACAAGGCGGGCGCGCCGCTGAACTGCACGGTCGGCGGTTCCAGCGGCGGCACGTCCGGCGGCTCCTCGGGCGGTTCCTCCGGGGGATCGACGGGCGGCAAGAGCGGCACGACCGGCGGCAAGAGCTCCGGCGGCACCTCGGGCGGCACCACCGGCGGATCGGGCTCGAACGGCGGGACCTCGGGCGGCAACGGCGGCACTGCCGGCGGGACCACCGGCGGCGCGGCGGGCGGTACCGGCGGCGCGACCGGCGGGATCGACCCGCTGACCGGGCAGTCCGCCGACGACTCCAGCGGCGGCACCAGCGGCGGCTCGGTCGGCGGCGCCACGGCGGTGGTCGCCGACGTGCCGCAGCGCCGCGATCCGAAGCTGCTGGCCGGGCTCACGTCGCTGGAACTGCTGGCGGTGGTGATCGTGCCGCCGGTGCTCGGCAGCTACCTGGTCCGGCGCCGCAAGATCGCCGCGGCGGGCGGGCCGGACCGGGAGCCGAAGCCGTGA
- a CDS encoding phosphate ABC transporter ATP-binding protein, whose amino-acid sequence MTEIDEHGGVATASSADAPTQQLPAVAPDQDPAAGAGSGVAAAGRSGRLVGLQTQDLSAWFGDHKVLERVSLSMAPGEVTALIGPSGCGKSTYLRILNRMHEMVKSAQLAGRVLLDGDDIYAPGRRPADVRARVGMVFQRPNPFPAMSIYDNVVSGLKLAGIKAGRARREELVETSLTQAGLWAEVRNRLRSPGGALSGGQQQRLCIARSLAVEPDVLLMDEPCSALDPTSTRRVEETIADLRGRLTIVIVTHNMQQAARVSQNCAFFLATHDTPGRIVEAGPTRQLFEDPRDERTSDYVNGRFG is encoded by the coding sequence ATGACTGAGATAGACGAGCACGGCGGCGTGGCGACCGCCTCGAGCGCGGACGCCCCGACCCAGCAGCTGCCCGCCGTCGCGCCTGACCAGGATCCTGCCGCCGGCGCCGGGTCCGGTGTCGCGGCCGCCGGCCGCTCCGGACGCCTGGTCGGCTTGCAGACCCAGGACCTGTCGGCCTGGTTCGGCGACCACAAAGTGCTCGAGCGTGTGTCGCTGAGCATGGCGCCCGGCGAGGTGACGGCGCTGATCGGGCCGTCGGGCTGCGGGAAGTCGACGTATCTGCGGATCCTGAACCGCATGCACGAGATGGTGAAGTCGGCGCAGCTGGCCGGCCGGGTGCTGCTGGACGGCGACGACATCTACGCGCCGGGCCGGCGTCCCGCCGACGTCCGCGCCCGGGTCGGCATGGTGTTCCAGCGCCCGAACCCGTTCCCGGCGATGTCCATCTACGACAACGTGGTCAGCGGCTTGAAGCTGGCCGGGATCAAGGCCGGCCGGGCGCGCCGCGAGGAGCTGGTGGAGACCAGCCTGACCCAGGCCGGGCTGTGGGCCGAGGTGCGCAACCGGCTGCGCTCGCCCGGCGGCGCGCTGTCCGGCGGCCAGCAGCAGCGGCTGTGCATCGCGCGGTCGCTGGCGGTCGAGCCGGACGTGCTGCTGATGGACGAGCCCTGCTCCGCCCTGGATCCGACCTCCACCCGCCGGGTCGAGGAGACCATCGCCGATCTGCGCGGGAGGCTGACGATCGTGATCGTCACGCACAACATGCAGCAGGCCGCGCGGGTGTCGCAGAACTGCGCGTTCTTCCTCGCCACGCACGACACGCCGGGACGGATCGTCGAGGCCGGACCGACCCGGCAGCTGTTCGAGGACCCGCGCGACGAGCGGACCTCGGACTATGTGAACGGGCGGTTCGGGTAG
- a CDS encoding glutaminase, with translation MANEEGAAVSVDDIAYDALLEWIADEVAPYVGDGRVADYIPALAQVPPDRFGMALATVDGHLYGVGDFRERFSLQSISKVFTLALVMAGDAGALRGRVGVEPSGNAFNSLIQLEYERGIPRNPFINAGALVVTDILQSQTGDAAGTVLDFLRTESDDHTITIDGAVAASEAEHGDLNLALAHFMAAYGNIENPVDLTAEHYFRHCSIAMSCAETAMAALFLARHGVRTGGTRLLPVLGAKRVNALMMTCGAYDAAGDFAFRVGLPGKSGVGGGILAVVPGRAALCVWSPALDPHGNSVAGVEALDRFSAATGWSVF, from the coding sequence ATGGCGAACGAGGAGGGCGCGGCGGTCTCGGTGGACGACATCGCCTACGACGCGCTGCTGGAGTGGATCGCCGACGAGGTCGCCCCCTATGTCGGCGATGGCCGGGTCGCGGACTACATCCCGGCGCTGGCCCAAGTCCCTCCGGACCGCTTCGGCATGGCCTTGGCCACGGTCGACGGCCATCTGTACGGAGTCGGCGACTTCCGCGAGCGCTTCTCCCTGCAGAGCATCTCGAAGGTGTTCACCCTGGCGCTGGTGATGGCCGGCGACGCCGGGGCGCTGCGCGGCCGGGTCGGCGTGGAACCCTCCGGCAACGCCTTCAACTCCCTGATCCAGCTGGAGTACGAGCGCGGCATCCCCCGCAACCCCTTCATCAACGCCGGCGCCCTGGTCGTCACCGACATCCTGCAGAGCCAGACCGGCGACGCGGCCGGCACGGTCCTGGACTTCCTGCGCACCGAGTCCGACGACCACACCATCACCATCGACGGCGCGGTCGCCGCCTCCGAGGCCGAGCACGGCGACCTGAACCTGGCCCTCGCGCACTTCATGGCCGCCTACGGCAACATCGAGAACCCCGTCGACCTCACCGCCGAGCACTACTTCCGGCACTGCTCGATCGCGATGAGCTGCGCCGAGACCGCGATGGCGGCGCTGTTCCTGGCCCGCCACGGCGTCCGCACTGGCGGCACCCGGCTGCTGCCCGTCCTCGGCGCCAAGCGGGTCAATGCCCTGATGATGACGTGCGGCGCGTACGACGCCGCGGGCGACTTCGCCTTCCGCGTCGGCCTGCCCGGCAAGAGCGGCGTCGGCGGCGGGATCCTGGCGGTGGTGCCGGGGCGCGCGGCGCTGTGCGTGTGGTCGCCGGCGCTGGACCCGCACGGGAACTCGGTCGCCGGCGTGGAGGCCTTGGACCGCTTCAGCGCGGCCACGGGCTGGTCGGTGTTCTAG
- a CDS encoding class E sortase, with product MSASLLAMFLLGWVVYAFGLSGLQEQHSQADLYRALAGELGQATAPVGPAADGTPLAILDIPAIGLHQAVVVEGTTGADLARGPGHLRYTVLPGQPGVSALMARRGMFGAPFASLPKLRVGDKITVTTGEGTFTYTVNAFGEGSKPVADSFPNRLVLATGDSTWIPTHAIYVGARLDGRPADGSGQRGTKTDLDKTMASDTDAWPALQLWALALALAVAATVALAAAWNRRAVYQSMAPVLAALLWCVYENATVLLPNLY from the coding sequence ATGTCCGCGAGCCTGCTGGCGATGTTCCTGCTCGGCTGGGTCGTCTACGCATTCGGCTTGTCCGGGCTTCAGGAGCAGCACAGCCAAGCCGATCTGTACCGCGCGCTCGCCGGCGAACTGGGACAGGCCACCGCACCGGTCGGCCCGGCCGCCGACGGCACACCGCTGGCGATCCTGGACATCCCGGCGATCGGGCTGCACCAGGCGGTCGTGGTCGAAGGGACCACCGGCGCGGATCTCGCACGCGGTCCCGGACATCTCCGTTACACGGTCCTGCCCGGCCAGCCCGGTGTCAGCGCCCTGATGGCTCGGCGCGGCATGTTCGGCGCGCCGTTCGCCTCGCTGCCGAAGCTGCGGGTCGGCGACAAGATCACCGTCACCACCGGCGAGGGCACCTTCACCTACACCGTGAACGCCTTCGGCGAGGGTTCGAAGCCGGTCGCCGACTCCTTCCCGAACCGGCTGGTGCTGGCGACCGGCGACTCGACCTGGATCCCGACCCACGCGATCTACGTCGGGGCGCGCCTGGACGGCCGGCCCGCGGACGGTTCCGGGCAGCGCGGGACCAAGACCGACCTGGACAAGACGATGGCCTCCGACACCGACGCCTGGCCCGCGCTCCAGCTGTGGGCGCTCGCGCTGGCACTGGCCGTGGCGGCGACCGTCGCACTGGCCGCGGCGTGGAACCGGCGTGCCGTCTATCAGTCGATGGCGCCGGTGCTGGCCGCGCTGCTGTGGTGCGTGTACGAGAACGCCACCGTCTTGCTGCCGAACCTCTACTGA
- a CDS encoding response regulator: MIRILLVDDESLVRAGLRTILESAEDLRVVAEAEDGSQVVDALAAHRPDVVLMDVRMPRVDGLEALRRVQATPDPPPVVMLTTFDLDAYIFEALRRGATGFLLKDTPPRDLISAMRVVARGDAMLSPPVTKRLLDHYTGLRVADRAEQAVKLLAELTPRERDVLAELARGLSNAQIGKSLFLSEATVKAHVSRVMAKLGVANRVQAALVGRDAGLLDES, translated from the coding sequence ATGATCCGCATCCTGCTCGTCGACGACGAGAGCCTGGTCCGCGCGGGCCTGCGCACCATCCTGGAGTCCGCCGAGGACCTGCGGGTGGTCGCCGAGGCCGAGGACGGCTCGCAGGTGGTCGACGCGCTCGCCGCGCACCGCCCGGACGTGGTCCTGATGGACGTCCGGATGCCCCGCGTGGACGGCCTGGAGGCGCTGCGCCGGGTGCAGGCCACCCCCGACCCGCCGCCGGTGGTCATGCTCACCACGTTCGACCTCGACGCCTACATCTTCGAGGCGCTGCGCCGCGGCGCCACCGGCTTCCTGCTCAAGGACACCCCGCCGCGCGACCTGATCTCGGCGATGCGCGTGGTCGCCCGCGGCGACGCCATGCTCTCCCCGCCGGTGACCAAACGGCTGCTCGACCACTACACCGGCCTGCGCGTGGCGGACCGCGCCGAGCAGGCCGTGAAGCTGCTGGCCGAGCTCACGCCGCGGGAGCGGGACGTCCTCGCCGAGCTCGCGCGCGGACTGTCCAACGCGCAGATCGGCAAGAGCCTGTTCCTGAGCGAGGCGACGGTGAAGGCGCATGTCTCGCGGGTGATGGCGAAGCTCGGGGTGGCCAACCGGGTGCAGGCGGCGCTGGTGGGGCGGGACGCCGGGCTGCTGGACGAGTCCTGA
- the pstA gene encoding phosphate ABC transporter permease PstA: MTLIDIAAPAGGEAYLDDATGQVRVRPGALTAADAGTLAGAAAGALGLVWLVYERIMPWSGALGFWLCWYAAFIVFYWGIARTQWEARHVREKIAAALFTGAGILILVVLVDQVAYVAWRGEKAVGHGNFLTTDMQRTGPLDPLSSGGVLHAMIGSLEQLGLATLFAVPLGISAAVFMSEIGGRLAGPVRTVITAMTALPSIVAGLFILGSVILTLGYDRSGFAASLALTVMMMPIVTRASEVVIRIVPHTLREASYALGASQWRTVWNVVLPTARSGLTTAVLLGMARAVGETSPVLLTAGFTSAKNANPFSGQQVSLPLYVWSYVRYPQESMKIRAFGGALTLMAIVMILFIAARIVGGRRPGELTRRRRRQMARDRVRGAASPAAEPPRAVRPLPAAAAVVHPKPEPAS, from the coding sequence ATGACGCTGATCGATATCGCCGCGCCCGCCGGCGGCGAGGCGTACCTCGACGACGCCACCGGCCAGGTGCGCGTTCGTCCCGGTGCGCTCACCGCCGCCGACGCCGGCACGCTGGCCGGAGCCGCCGCCGGCGCGCTCGGCCTGGTCTGGCTGGTGTACGAGCGGATCATGCCGTGGTCCGGCGCCCTGGGGTTCTGGCTGTGCTGGTACGCGGCGTTCATCGTCTTCTACTGGGGCATCGCCCGTACCCAATGGGAAGCGCGCCACGTCCGCGAGAAGATCGCCGCGGCGCTGTTCACCGGAGCCGGGATCCTCATCCTGGTGGTGCTCGTCGACCAGGTCGCCTACGTGGCCTGGCGCGGGGAGAAGGCCGTCGGCCACGGCAACTTCCTGACCACTGACATGCAAAGGACCGGACCGCTGGACCCCTTGTCCTCCGGCGGGGTCCTGCACGCGATGATCGGCTCGCTGGAGCAGTTGGGTCTGGCGACGCTGTTCGCGGTGCCGCTGGGCATCTCGGCGGCGGTGTTCATGTCCGAGATCGGGGGGCGGCTGGCCGGTCCGGTCCGCACCGTGATCACCGCGATGACCGCGCTGCCCTCGATCGTGGCCGGGCTGTTCATCCTCGGCTCGGTGATCCTCACGCTGGGCTACGACCGCAGCGGTTTCGCCGCCTCGCTGGCGCTGACCGTGATGATGATGCCGATCGTCACCCGGGCGTCCGAGGTCGTGATCCGCATCGTCCCCCACACCCTGCGCGAGGCGTCCTACGCGCTGGGCGCGAGCCAGTGGCGCACGGTGTGGAACGTGGTGCTGCCCACCGCGCGCTCGGGGCTGACCACCGCGGTCCTGCTCGGCATGGCCCGCGCGGTCGGTGAGACCTCGCCGGTCCTGCTCACGGCCGGGTTCACCTCGGCCAAGAACGCGAACCCCTTCAGCGGACAGCAGGTCAGCCTGCCGCTCTACGTCTGGAGCTATGTCCGCTACCCCCAGGAGAGCATGAAGATCCGGGCCTTCGGCGGGGCGCTGACGCTGATGGCCATCGTCATGATCCTGTTCATCGCCGCGCGGATCGTCGGCGGACGGCGGCCCGGTGAGCTCACGCGGCGCCGCCGCCGGCAGATGGCCCGGGACCGGGTCCGCGGTGCGGCCTCGCCCGCCGCCGAACCCCCGCGCGCCGTCCGCCCCCTTCCGGCCGCCGCGGCCGTCGTCCATCCGAAACCGGAGCCCGCCTCGTGA
- a CDS encoding dihydrofolate reductase family protein — MRTLTAGFFSAADGVVADPQDWHFPYFCDELGAAVTEQLGADTMLFGRTTYDGFAAAWPAREAGGQDMEFAKILGDARKIVFSHEKLDLAWRNSEQAEGDLLDVVRDLKAGEGGPVAVSGSVSVVRQLLRAGLLDELHLFVHPIAVGRGMRLWEDDLDEPIKLRLIKCDVFKSGTLHVVYGPEQDGQ, encoded by the coding sequence ATGCGCACTCTCACCGCTGGCTTCTTCTCCGCCGCCGACGGCGTCGTGGCCGACCCGCAGGACTGGCACTTCCCCTACTTCTGCGACGAGCTCGGCGCGGCCGTGACCGAGCAGCTCGGCGCCGACACGATGCTGTTCGGCCGGACCACCTACGACGGCTTCGCCGCCGCCTGGCCGGCGCGCGAGGCGGGCGGGCAGGACATGGAGTTCGCGAAGATCCTGGGCGACGCGCGCAAGATCGTCTTCTCGCACGAGAAGCTGGACCTCGCCTGGCGCAACTCCGAGCAGGCCGAGGGCGACCTGCTGGACGTCGTCCGCGACCTGAAGGCCGGCGAGGGCGGACCGGTCGCGGTGTCCGGCTCGGTCTCGGTGGTGCGGCAGCTGCTGCGCGCCGGACTCCTGGACGAGCTGCACCTGTTCGTCCACCCGATCGCCGTCGGCCGCGGCATGCGGCTGTGGGAGGACGACCTGGACGAGCCGATCAAGCTGCGGCTGATCAAGTGCGACGTCTTCAAGTCCGGCACGCTGCACGTCGTCTACGGTCCGGAGCAGGACGGTCAGTAG
- a CDS encoding sigma-70 family RNA polymerase sigma factor, whose translation MVKNVSTTTDRDTVADQLEPFRRELTAYCYRMLGSAFEAEDAVQETLLRAWSKFEGFQGRSQLRTWLYRIATNVCLDMAPAPQRRARPMDLFSPGSATAPNLAQLEENVWVGPIPDERVLAGDPAEVAVGRESIRLAFIAALQKLAPRQRAVLILREVLAWSAAETAELLDSSVASVNSALQRARATLAEDGSASGETAKPLDDEQREFLAKYVKAFEAFDIDGLTALLRADVSLNMPPFQLWLQGAEELRAWWNGAGGGCRGSRLLPIEANGMPAFAQYRVAEDGDGWTPWAIMVLEIRDGRLAGIGSYLDTERLFPLFDVPARLGADGTPA comes from the coding sequence ATGGTGAAAAACGTGTCCACGACCACAGACCGCGACACCGTCGCCGACCAGCTCGAACCCTTCCGCCGCGAGCTGACCGCGTACTGCTACCGCATGCTCGGCTCCGCCTTCGAGGCCGAGGACGCGGTGCAGGAGACCCTGCTGCGCGCCTGGTCGAAGTTCGAGGGGTTCCAGGGCCGTTCGCAGCTGCGGACGTGGCTGTACCGGATCGCGACCAACGTCTGCCTGGACATGGCGCCCGCGCCGCAGCGCCGCGCGCGGCCGATGGACCTGTTCTCGCCGGGCTCGGCGACCGCGCCGAACCTGGCGCAGCTGGAGGAGAACGTCTGGGTCGGGCCGATCCCGGACGAGCGCGTGCTCGCCGGGGACCCCGCCGAGGTGGCCGTCGGGCGCGAGAGCATCCGGCTGGCGTTCATCGCCGCGCTGCAGAAGCTCGCTCCGCGCCAGCGGGCGGTGCTGATCCTGCGCGAGGTGCTGGCCTGGTCGGCGGCGGAGACCGCCGAGCTGCTGGACTCCTCGGTGGCCTCGGTCAACAGCGCCTTGCAACGCGCCCGCGCCACACTCGCCGAGGACGGTTCGGCGAGCGGGGAGACCGCCAAGCCGCTGGACGACGAGCAGCGCGAGTTCCTGGCCAAGTACGTGAAGGCCTTCGAGGCCTTCGACATCGACGGCCTGACCGCCCTGCTGCGCGCCGACGTCTCGCTCAACATGCCGCCCTTCCAGCTCTGGCTGCAAGGCGCTGAGGAGCTGCGCGCTTGGTGGAACGGCGCCGGAGGGGGCTGCCGCGGGTCGCGGCTGCTGCCGATAGAAGCCAACGGGATGCCGGCGTTCGCGCAGTACCGGGTCGCCGAGGACGGCGACGGCTGGACGCCGTGGGCGATCATGGTCCTGGAGATCCGCGACGGCCGGCTCGCCGGCATCGGCAGCTACCTGGACACCGAGCGACTGTTCCCGCTGTTCGACGTGCCCGCACGGCTCGGCGCCGACGGCACACCGGCCTGA
- a CDS encoding sensor histidine kinase, whose amino-acid sequence MKSPAWLPRARDLAVMSLALLEGVADLFEDRHDLPMAVLQISLAAVGTVLLWWRRSHTERITVLTMPLAILGQVQVPLAMMLFALAVKRRDRVMWLLTALAGAAFLSQTAIEKHGDLTFGDLLVTVLWVLVLVLFGAYFGARHDRLVALQERAERAEAEQEARAEAARLAERARIAREMHDVLAHRISLIALHAGGLEITERPDPGAARQTAGLIRETARSALEDLRDVLGVLASGDTSAPLAPQPRFADIAELVERSAAAGVSVRLVPNSSLSLEAAVPEAVGRAAYRVVQEALTNIHKHAASAATTVRLSGAPDIGLEVRVENQAPRVVGTSLPGAGSGLAGLRERVEVAGGSFEAGPTLRGGFLVLAWLPWPHTNAKDETEYGVIVSSPGCRQEGGGSAETLCVADDGQDRASAAAGPSDRRLIPSPEPAA is encoded by the coding sequence GTGAAATCCCCGGCCTGGCTCCCGCGTGCCCGCGACCTCGCGGTGATGTCGCTGGCGCTGCTGGAGGGCGTCGCGGACCTGTTCGAGGACCGCCACGACCTGCCGATGGCGGTCCTGCAGATCTCGCTGGCCGCGGTCGGGACCGTGCTCCTGTGGTGGCGCCGGTCGCACACCGAGCGCATCACCGTCCTGACCATGCCGCTGGCGATCCTCGGCCAGGTGCAGGTCCCGCTGGCGATGATGTTGTTCGCCCTGGCGGTGAAGCGCCGGGACCGGGTGATGTGGCTGCTCACCGCGCTGGCGGGCGCGGCGTTCCTGAGCCAGACCGCCATCGAGAAGCACGGCGACCTCACCTTCGGCGACCTGCTGGTCACCGTGCTGTGGGTGCTGGTCCTGGTGCTGTTCGGGGCGTACTTCGGCGCCCGGCACGACCGGCTGGTCGCCCTGCAGGAGCGGGCCGAGCGCGCCGAGGCCGAGCAGGAGGCGCGCGCCGAGGCCGCCCGGCTGGCCGAGCGGGCGCGCATCGCCCGGGAGATGCACGACGTGCTGGCCCACCGCATCTCGCTGATCGCGCTGCACGCCGGCGGCCTGGAGATCACCGAACGCCCCGATCCCGGCGCCGCGCGGCAGACCGCCGGGCTGATCCGGGAGACCGCGCGCTCGGCGCTGGAGGACCTGCGCGACGTGCTCGGCGTGCTCGCCAGCGGCGACACCTCGGCGCCGCTCGCGCCGCAGCCGCGCTTCGCGGACATCGCCGAGCTGGTCGAGCGCTCGGCGGCGGCCGGCGTCTCGGTGCGGCTGGTGCCGAACAGCAGCCTGAGCCTGGAGGCCGCGGTGCCCGAGGCCGTGGGCCGGGCCGCCTACCGGGTGGTCCAGGAGGCGCTGACCAACATCCACAAGCACGCCGCGTCGGCCGCCACCACCGTCCGGCTGTCCGGGGCGCCGGACATCGGGCTGGAGGTGCGCGTGGAGAACCAGGCGCCGCGGGTGGTGGGCACCTCGCTGCCCGGCGCCGGCTCGGGTCTGGCGGGCCTGCGAGAGCGGGTCGAGGTGGCCGGCGGGTCGTTCGAGGCCGGGCCGACCCTGCGCGGCGGCTTCCTGGTGCTGGCCTGGCTGCCGTGGCCGCACACCAATGCCAAGGACGAGACGGAGTACGGCGTGATCGTCTCCTCCCCCGGCTGCCGGCAGGAAGGCGGCGGCTCGGCCGAAACCCTCTGCGTGGCCGATGATGGGCAGGACCGCGCGAGCGCGGCCGCCGGCCCGTCCGACCGCCGCCTGATCCCCTCCCCGGAGCCCGCCGCATGA